The Medicago truncatula cultivar Jemalong A17 chromosome 4, MtrunA17r5.0-ANR, whole genome shotgun sequence genome includes a region encoding these proteins:
- the LOC11417327 gene encoding kinesin-like protein KIN-13A, with protein sequence MGGQSNAAAAAALYDHAGGAVPLHPAPAGTAPDAGDAVMARWLQSAGLQHLASPLANTAIDQRLLPNLLMQGYGAQSAEEKQRLFKLMRSLNFNGESGSELYTPTSQTLGGAAVSDGFYSPDFRGDFGAGLLDLHAMDDTELLPEHVISEPFEPSPFMPGSTKEFEDDFNSVSIKQEGGDAVADVSIFLPVNEKENNTRENNVAKIKVVVRKRPLNKKELAKKEDDIVTVFDKAYLAVHEPKVKVDLTAYVEKHEFCFDAVLDENVTNDEVYRVTVEPIIPTIFERTKATCFAYGQTGSGKTFTMQPLPLRAANDLVRQLHRPVYRNQKFKLWLSYFEIYGGKLFDLLGDRKKLCMREDGRQQVCIVGLQEFEVSDVQIVKEFIERGNAARSTGSTGANEESSRSHAILQLVVKRHNEVKESRRNNDGNETKSGKVVGKISFIDLAGSERGADTTDNDRQTRIEGAEINKSLLALKECIRALDNDQIHIPFRGSKLTEVLRDSFVGNSKTVMISCISPNAGSCEHTLNTLRYADRVKSLSKSGNPRKDQAPNPVPQSNKEVLSTSSLPDSACAEDVYYQRQEVKTGDMGRKVIENENSLYSSAAAADVDKQPSSFSSTFLFNGREEKGLPSVSADRNRFEVKNSTSQKMNPYSQNDTDEKVQKVSPPRRKGTKEERPERSFNWQKRDANGSDHFTTSSKQQSTENHNTVATGSRQPETESSPDVNISAVLEEEEALIAAHRKEIEDTMEIVREEMKLLAEVDQPGSLIDSYVTQLSFVLSRKAASLVSLQARLARFQHRLKEQKILSRKRVPR encoded by the exons ATGGGTGGTCAGAGCAATGCTGCCGCCGCGGCTGCTTTGTATGACCACGCCGGCGGTGCTGTACCTTTGCACCCTGCACCGGCAGGGACTGCACCCGATGCTGGCGATGCTGTTATGGCACGCTGGTTGCAATCCGCCGGCTTACAGCATCTGGCTTCTCCGTTGGCGAACACTGCCATCGATCAACGCCTTCTCCCCAACCTTCTCATGCAG GGTTACGGAGCACAGTCTGCGGAAGAAAAACAGAGGCTTTTTAAGTTAATGAGAAGTCTCAATTTTAATGGGGAGTCTGGTTCAGAACTATATACACCCACTTCCCAAACTTTAGGTGGGGCGGCTGTATCAGATGGGTTCTATTCTCCTGACTTTAGGGGTGATTTTGGAGCTGGTCTTTTGGATCTTCATGCTATGGATGATACAGAGCTTTTGCCCGAG CATGTTATCTCAGAACCCTTTGAGCCATCACCCTTTATGCCTGGAAGTACCAAAGAATTTGAAGACGACTTCAACTCAGTCAGCATCAAGCAGGAAGGAGGAGATGCAGTTGCTgatgtgtcaatttttttacctGTGAATGAAAAGGAGAACAATACCAGAGAAAACAATGTTGCGAAGATAAAAGTTGTG GTACGCAAAAGACCTTTAAATAAAAAGGAGCTCGCAAAGAAGGAGGATGATATTGTAACTGTATTTGACAAGGCATATTTGGCCGTTCATGAACCCAAAGTGAAG GTTGATTTGACAGCTTACGTGGAGAAGcatgaattttgttttgatgCTGTTCTTGATGAGAATGTCACTAATGATGAA GTATATCGAGTTACAGTAGAACCTATTATTCCTACAATTTTTGAGAGGACAAAAGCAACCTGTTTTGCTTACGGTCAGACAG GAAGTGGCAAAACTTTCACAATGCAACCATTACCACTCAGAGCTGCAAATGACCTTGTTAGACAGTTGCATCGGCCAGTTTACCGAAATCAGAAATTTAAATTGTGGCTTAGCTACTTTGAGATATATGGTGGAAAACTGTTTGATCTTCTTGGTGATAGGAA GAAACTCTGTATGAGAGAAGATGGACGACAGCAAGTTTGTATTGTAGGACTGCAAGAATTTGAAGTTTCTGATGTACAGATTGTCAAAGAATTCATTGAAAGGGGCAATGCAGCGAGGAGTACAGGATCCACCGGTGCAAATGAGGAGTCCTCCAGGTCACATGCTATCTTACAACTGGTTGTAAAGAGGCACAATGAGGTGAAAGAGAGCAGGCGAAATAATGATGGAAATGAGACAAAAAGTGGAAAGGTTGTGGGGAAGATTTCTTTCATTGATCTTGCTGGAAGTGAAAGAGGCGCCGACACTACTGACAATGACCGTCAGACAAG gaTTGAAGGAGCAGAAATAAACAAGAGTCTTTTGGCTTTGAAGGAGTGCATTCGAGCTTTGGACAATGACCAGATCCATATTCCTTTTCGTGGAAGTAAACTTACAGAAGTGCTTCGCGACTCTTTTGTTGGCAATTCAAAGACTGTCATGATTTCTTGTATATCTCCAAATGCGGGATCTTGTGAACACACACTTAATACCTTGAGATATGCTGATCG AGTTAAGAGTCTGTCCAAAAGTGGAAATCCTAGAAAGGACCAGGCCCCAAATCCAGTCCCACAGTCAAATAAAGAGGTTTTATCCACATCATCCCTTCCAGATAGTGCTTGTGCCGAGGATGTCTATTATCAACGCCAAGAGGTGAAAACAGGGGATATGGGCAGGAAAGTTATCGAGAACGAAAACTCTTTGTACAGCtctgctgctgctgctgatGTTGACAAGCAGCCATCGAGTTTTTCTTCCACTTTTTTATTCAACGGACGAGAGGAGAAAGGTTTGCCTTCTGTCTCAGCTGACAGGAACAGGTTTGAAGTGAAGAATTCTACTAGTCAAAAGATGAACCCTTATTCCCAAAATGATACGGATGAGAAAGTGCAAAAGGTGTCTCCCCCACGCAGAAAAGGGACCAAGGAGGAGAGACCTGAAAGGTCTTTCAACTGGCAAAAACGGGATGCCAATGGTTCTGATCATTTCACCACAAGCTCCAAGCAGCAGAGCACGGAGAATCATAACACAGTTGCGACTGGATCCAGGCAGCCGGAAACAGAATCCTCACCTGATGTGAATATCAGCGCCGTACTTGAG GAGGAAGAAGCACTGATTGCTGCTCATAGGAAAGAAATTGAGGACACAATGGAGATTGTCCGTGAA GAAATGAAACTGTTGGCAGAAGTAGACCAACCAGGAAGTCTTATTGACAGCTATGTAACCCAGTTGAGTTTTGTGCTTTCTCGCAAAGCAGCTAGTCTTGTAAGTCTCCAGGCTCGCCTTGCAAGATTCCAACATCGACTAAAAGAACAGAAGATACTAAGCAGGAAAAGAGTACCTCGTTAA